A region from the Acyrthosiphon pisum isolate AL4f chromosome A1, pea_aphid_22Mar2018_4r6ur, whole genome shotgun sequence genome encodes:
- the LOC100568768 gene encoding uncharacterized protein LOC100568768 has translation MELNKTYNVNIISQIDKERGLFVAVERFNSCSTGYFHHYYEQLSLFNDCTEWFQQFDYPIIESGKVVIVQDSKNPRVWKRGIISNCHNLGPEVYLIDSQRFTDKDTKFELRTCPPKLLQLILPTYTIDINLCLDDDDLKTAITILIKKNQYGELSFNFTPQSVENNVYSGELKVNVKDNNLPLKKLLKNVRTKKFFEDIPLYKKHRYSNFNPIEIKYVKNIFLPRVPSKMVFLDSSLVSSSCDLSYIDDSNTNSSYNSANEFSSTSNYSENICFSNDSEIKNSKSPNNCITPIAKQKVYSSNSSLMNKSNSSLQSASSDSNNFTMPEIKQCNDFVVTKMSKFKKNTGCQQDNKSTLTIKVLETPKIHLNSISNVEPMNIKMNDSLIWWSDDDDDDDNKS, from the exons atggAGTTGAACAAGACatacaatgtaaatataattagcCAAATTGACAAAGAACGTGGATTATTTGTCGCTGTTGAACGATTTAATAGTTGTTCAACGGGATACTTTCATCACTATTATGAACAACTTTCACTTTTTAATGATTGTACCGAATGGTTTCAACAATTTGACTATCCTATTATTGAATCTGGGAAG gttGTAATTGTTCAAGATAGCAAAAACCCCAGGGTTTGGAAGCGTGGTATCATATCAAATTGTCATAATTTGGGTCCTGAAGTTTATTTAATCGACTCTcag AGATTTACTGACAAAGACACCAAATTTGAATTGAGAACATGTCCGCCCAAATTGTTGCAGCTTATACTGCCAACTTACACTATTGATATAAATCTTTGTTTGGATGATGATGATTTGAAAACTGCAATTACAATCTTGATAAAGAAAAATCAGTATGGTGAATTAAGTTTCAATTTTACCCCTCAATctgttgaaaataatgtttactcAGGCGAATTAAAAGTAAAcgttaaagataataatttaccattaaaaaagttattaaaaaatgtgcgcacaaaaaaattttttgaag ACATACCACTATACAAAAAGCATcgatattcaaatttcaatccaatagaaataaaatatgtg aaaaatatttttctaccaAGGGTACCGAGTAAAATGGTATTTTTAGATAGTAGTCTAGTTTCAAGTTCCTGTGATCTAAGTTATATTGATGATTCAAATACAAATTCGTCATATAATTCTGCCAATGAATTTTCCTCCACCTCTAACTACTCTGAAAATATTTGCTTTAGCAATGActcagaaataaaaaattccaaatcaccaaataattgtattactccAATAGCAAAACAAAAAGTTTACTCTTCTAATAGTTCTTTGATGAATAAGAGCAACTCTTCTTTGCAATCAGCGAGTTCTGATAGTAATAATTTCACCATGCCAGAAATAAAACAGTGTAACGATTTTGTTGTAACAAAAATGTCCAAATTCAAGAAAAACACAGGTTGTCAACAAGATAACAAGTCAACTTTAACCATTAAGGTATTAGAAACacctaaaatacatttaaattcaataagcaATGTAGAacctatgaatattaaaatgaacGATTCACTGATATGGTGGtctgatgatgatgatgatgatgacaacAAAAGCTAA